In a single window of the Methanobrevibacter arboriphilus JCM 13429 = DSM 1125 genome:
- a CDS encoding DUF2162 domain-containing protein, with amino-acid sequence MNPMDILWQAGVIAAIIVFGVKIGLGSSMANLSKKAILLLISIYGVGIYITTQIASIYSSQFTNFVISYNTPIFIAMSIIMILAGLITIREWKVHKCNTSTTSALAVIAPSPCCFLSITITAIFVAPILGLSIGELSPIIAVILALVIILSYFFANIIVKLIKKPYPVILGNFMLFLGIYFLLAALLLPNLIDGFKKIMKPISLIDANLIIYLIPVIIILMIIGVFFSKKNSFLNN; translated from the coding sequence ATGAATCCAATGGATATTTTATGGCAAGCAGGTGTGATAGCAGCAATTATAGTCTTTGGTGTTAAAATTGGTTTAGGTTCCTCTATGGCTAACCTTTCAAAGAAAGCAATATTGTTACTTATATCTATTTATGGTGTTGGTATCTATATCACTACTCAAATTGCATCGATTTATTCAAGCCAATTTACAAATTTTGTTATATCGTATAATACTCCTATATTTATAGCTATGTCTATAATAATGATTTTAGCTGGTTTAATAACTATAAGAGAATGGAAAGTTCATAAATGCAACACTTCAACAACATCTGCCCTTGCTGTAATTGCACCATCTCCTTGTTGTTTTTTATCTATCACTATAACTGCTATATTTGTTGCTCCGATATTAGGATTGTCTATTGGTGAATTAAGTCCCATAATAGCTGTAATTTTAGCATTAGTAATTATATTATCATATTTCTTTGCAAATATAATTGTTAAATTGATTAAAAAACCTTATCCAGTTATTCTTGGAAATTTCATGCTTTTTTTAGGAATTTATTTTTTGCTTGCTGCGTTATTGCTTCCAAATTTAATTGATGGATTCAAAAAAATTATGAAACCCATTAGTTTAATTGATGCAAACCTTATAATATACTTAATTCCTGTAATAATAATATTAATGATTATTGGAGTGTTCTTCTCTAAGAAAAATAGTTTTTTAAATAATTGA
- a CDS encoding zinc metalloprotease HtpX: MSNTWKLKIRLFLAVALLMGLIYAIVILIATFLGYGGNYTLFAIMGFAIIFIQYLISPSIVEKTMGVKYVTEQQAPELHQMVSELAMNAGIPKPKIGVSETNIPNAFAFGRTKRDGRVCVTRGILNTLNKDELKAVLGHELSHIKHNDMAVTTLVSAVPLICYYIALSFIFSGDSRNGGGILIGVLAIAAYFIGQLIVLFISRTREYYADQGSIEIGGKPDKLASALYKLVYGAAKSPKEEVKDIQGVKAFFLNDISNARDDIEQLSQLDLNRDGEISEIELAQLKSKNVNIKTSDKVMELFSTHPNMLKRIERLAEYS, from the coding sequence ATTTCAAACACATGGAAACTTAAAATAAGATTATTTTTAGCTGTAGCCCTATTAATGGGTTTAATATATGCTATCGTAATATTAATAGCGACATTTCTAGGTTATGGTGGTAATTACACATTATTTGCAATAATGGGATTCGCAATAATATTTATACAATATTTAATAAGCCCTTCAATTGTTGAAAAAACGATGGGGGTAAAATATGTTACAGAACAACAAGCCCCAGAATTACACCAAATGGTTAGTGAATTAGCTATGAATGCAGGAATTCCAAAACCTAAAATCGGAGTTTCTGAAACAAATATTCCGAATGCATTTGCTTTTGGAAGAACTAAAAGAGATGGAAGGGTTTGTGTTACAAGAGGAATTCTTAATACATTAAACAAGGATGAACTAAAAGCCGTTCTTGGACATGAGTTATCCCATATTAAACATAATGATATGGCTGTTACAACCTTAGTAAGTGCAGTTCCACTTATATGTTATTATATTGCTCTTTCATTTATATTTAGTGGAGACAGTAGGAATGGTGGAGGTATTTTAATCGGAGTTTTAGCTATTGCTGCTTACTTCATAGGTCAATTAATTGTTTTATTCATATCAAGAACTAGAGAATATTATGCAGATCAGGGAAGTATTGAAATTGGTGGAAAACCAGATAAATTAGCTTCAGCTTTATATAAACTTGTTTATGGTGCTGCAAAATCTCCTAAAGAAGAAGTTAAAGATATTCAAGGAGTAAAAGCATTCTTTTTAAATGATATATCAAATGCTAGAGATGATATAGAACAATTATCTCAACTAGATCTAAATAGAGATGGTGAAATATCTGAAATTGAGTTAGCTCAATTAAAAAGTAAAAATGTTAATATAAAAACTAGTGATAAAGTTATGGAATTGTTTTCAACCCATCCAAATATGTTAAAAAGAATAGAAAGATTAGCTGAGTATAGCTAA
- a CDS encoding pentapeptide repeat-containing protein — MKDYRKANLVGSDLRKMDFNNIDFRRANLSNANLAKINIENCDFTCANLKGANLQGSDLKGVNFRGADMSYCNLKNVNLDGADLSGTKLYNAKLDGSSLNKTYIRGTDIRGVNFDNVDTKNAIIKLVYDGNYKRTRSL, encoded by the coding sequence ATGAAAGATTATAGAAAAGCTAATCTAGTAGGGTCTGATTTAAGAAAAATGGATTTTAATAATATTGATTTCAGACGTGCTAATTTAAGCAATGCTAACTTAGCAAAAATCAATATAGAAAATTGTGATTTTACATGTGCTAATCTTAAAGGTGCAAATTTGCAGGGGTCTGATCTAAAAGGTGTTAATTTTCGTGGAGCAGATATGAGTTACTGCAATCTTAAAAATGTGAATCTTGATGGAGCAGATCTATCTGGAACTAAACTATATAATGCTAAATTAGATGGTTCAAGCTTAAATAAAACATATATTAGAGGAACAGACATTAGAGGAGTAAACTTTGATAATGTCGATACAAAGAATGCCATTATAAAACTTGTATATGATGGAAATTATAAAAGAACAAGAAGCTTATAG
- a CDS encoding zinc-ribbon domain-containing protein: MDSYCPECGKKLEEGSDFCSDCGTKVNSESVNDFEKNNESTYEQTKIIVKDEKSPGLAAVLSFLIIGLGQIYNGEIAKGLILLVVSYICIALFFLIIPPVIAVILWVYAIYDAYNTAKDINAGIY; the protein is encoded by the coding sequence ATGGATAGTTATTGTCCAGAATGCGGGAAAAAATTAGAAGAAGGAAGTGACTTTTGTTCTGATTGTGGAACTAAAGTTAATTCTGAAAGTGTAAATGATTTTGAAAAAAACAATGAAAGTACTTATGAACAAACAAAAATAATAGTTAAAGATGAGAAAAGTCCTGGTTTAGCAGCTGTTTTATCATTCTTAATTATTGGTTTAGGTCAAATATATAATGGAGAAATTGCTAAAGGATTAATTCTATTAGTTGTATCATATATATGTATAGCTTTATTCTTCCTTATAATTCCGCCTGTCATAGCAGTAATTTTATGGGTATATGCTATTTATGATGCTTATAATACAGCTAAAGATATTAATGCAGGTATTTACTAA
- a CDS encoding FmdE family protein yields MNNIFNEQLEKAKNFHGEICGGVLTGTKMTIYAIEELNLNFNEKNPELIAIVEIDRCVYDAVQAITQGSTGTKSVKLIDYGKFAVTFYNKETDEAIRLTDVDASSSVNTGETIDERIERYKNTPANELFKIEDVKVFFDENNLPGMPTIKKRCSVCDEVVLDNKHSLINGKPICQSCFKGSYYEII; encoded by the coding sequence ATGAATAATATTTTTAATGAACAATTAGAGAAAGCTAAAAATTTTCATGGAGAAATATGCGGTGGAGTTTTAACAGGAACTAAAATGACAATTTATGCAATTGAAGAACTTAATCTCAATTTTAATGAAAAAAATCCTGAATTAATAGCTATTGTTGAAATTGATCGTTGTGTTTATGATGCGGTTCAAGCTATTACACAAGGTTCAACTGGAACTAAGTCTGTTAAACTAATAGACTATGGAAAATTTGCAGTTACTTTTTATAATAAGGAAACTGATGAAGCTATTAGATTAACTGATGTTGATGCAAGTTCAAGTGTTAATACTGGTGAAACTATAGATGAAAGAATTGAGAGGTATAAAAACACACCTGCTAATGAATTATTTAAAATCGAAGATGTTAAAGTCTTTTTTGATGAAAATAATTTGCCTGGCATGCCAACAATTAAAAAAAGATGTTCTGTTTGTGATGAAGTTGTTTTAGATAATAAGCATTCATTAATTAATGGTAAGCCTATTTGTCAGTCTTGTTTTAAAGGATCTTATTATGAAATAATCTAA
- a CDS encoding ACT domain-containing protein: MKISQLSIFLENKEGRLWNALDALANGGINIRALSLADTSDFGILRIIVHDPEKAKKILEENDFIVKIIDVVGVELDDTPGGLANVLKLLNENNINLEYIYAFTHEKTEKAILLLQSKDLDILINVLENNNVNIVPSKEVYNL; the protein is encoded by the coding sequence ATGAAAATTAGTCAATTATCAATATTTTTAGAAAATAAAGAAGGAAGATTATGGAATGCATTAGATGCTCTAGCTAATGGTGGGATAAATATCAGAGCATTATCATTAGCAGATACTTCTGATTTTGGAATTTTAAGAATTATTGTTCATGATCCAGAAAAAGCAAAAAAAATACTTGAAGAAAATGATTTTATTGTAAAAATTATTGATGTGGTTGGAGTTGAGTTAGATGATACTCCTGGAGGACTTGCTAATGTTTTAAAATTATTGAATGAAAATAATATTAATTTGGAATATATTTACGCTTTTACTCATGAAAAAACAGAAAAGGCTATATTATTACTTCAATCTAAAGATTTAGATATCCTTATAAATGTTTTAGAAAATAATAATGTTAATATAGTTCCATCTAAAGAAGTTTATAACTTGTAA
- a CDS encoding DUF2149 domain-containing protein encodes MVRSKKNRRSSRTEEDPMAGTTNLVDAMLVISVGLLVFLVMSWNMQSVVFNADMTPEEKESTMEKIKSVSEVKQGKEIDDNINSSNSSGEGYVEMGKVYKDPNTGKLIMVE; translated from the coding sequence ATGGTTAGGTCCAAAAAAAATAGGAGGTCTTCAAGAACTGAAGAGGATCCAATGGCAGGTACAACTAATCTTGTTGATGCAATGCTTGTGATATCTGTAGGTTTATTAGTTTTTCTTGTAATGTCATGGAATATGCAATCTGTTGTTTTTAATGCTGATATGACTCCTGAAGAAAAAGAATCAACTATGGAGAAAATAAAAAGTGTTTCTGAAGTAAAACAAGGAAAAGAAATAGATGATAATATAAACTCATCTAATAGCTCTGGTGAAGGATATGTGGAAATGGGTAAAGTTTACAAAGATCCAAACACGGGGAAGCTAATAATGGTTGAGTAA
- a CDS encoding replication factor C small subunit, with amino-acid sequence MKGPWVEKYRPQTLEDVVGQKHIIERLKNYVNEEGMPNLMFTGPAGVGKTTTALALVKSILGEYWRQNFLELNASDARGIETVRTNIKNFCRLKPVGAPFRIIFLDEVDNMTKDAQHALRREMEMYTKTASFILSCNYSSKIIDPIQSRCAIFRFAPIKGQDVADRLEYIANQENLDYELNSIETIVYFAEGDLRKAINLLQAAASGEGTITEDRIYDVVSKARPKDISDMVTKALTGDFMGARDLLREAMVLQGTSGEDMVNQIYQDVTKRAMEGKMDGEVYIPLIEAIANSDFRIREGANPRIQLEALLTKFL; translated from the coding sequence ATGAAAGGACCTTGGGTAGAAAAATACAGACCACAAACTTTAGAAGATGTCGTAGGGCAGAAACACATTATTGAACGATTAAAAAATTATGTAAATGAGGAAGGAATGCCAAACTTAATGTTTACAGGTCCAGCAGGAGTTGGAAAAACAACAACTGCGCTTGCTCTAGTTAAATCTATTCTAGGTGAATATTGGCGTCAAAACTTTTTAGAATTAAATGCTTCAGATGCAAGAGGTATTGAAACTGTTCGTACTAATATTAAGAATTTTTGTCGTTTAAAACCTGTTGGAGCTCCATTTAGGATAATTTTCTTAGATGAAGTTGATAACATGACTAAAGATGCTCAACATGCATTGCGTCGTGAGATGGAGATGTATACTAAAACTGCTTCATTTATACTCTCATGTAATTACTCTTCTAAGATTATTGACCCTATTCAATCAAGATGTGCTATATTTAGATTTGCTCCAATTAAAGGTCAAGATGTTGCAGATAGATTAGAATACATAGCTAATCAAGAAAATCTAGACTATGAATTAAATTCTATTGAAACTATAGTTTACTTTGCTGAAGGAGACCTACGTAAAGCAATTAATCTCCTTCAAGCTGCAGCATCTGGTGAAGGTACAATAACAGAAGATAGGATATATGATGTTGTTTCAAAGGCAAGGCCAAAGGATATTAGTGATATGGTTACTAAGGCTCTTACTGGTGATTTCATGGGTGCGAGAGACTTACTTCGTGAAGCTATGGTTTTACAAGGAACTAGTGGAGAAGATATGGTAAATCAGATTTATCAAGATGTTACTAAAAGAGCAATGGAAGGGAAAATGGATGGAGAAGTGTATATTCCCTTAATTGAAGCTATAGCTAATTCTGACTTTAGAATTAGAGAAGGTGCAAACCCAAGGATTCAATTAGAAGCGCTTTTAACTAAATTCTTATAA
- a CDS encoding phenylacetate--CoA ligase family protein, translating into MIWNEEAECMSREELREIQLKKLQKIVKKAYENVPYYNKKYTKLGVFPEDIETLEDINKLPFTTKDDLREGYPFGMFAVPPKEIVEVHSSSGTTGKPVVSGYTRKDLDNWSEIMARGLNMMGIHEEDIIQNTHGYGLFTGGFGVHYGAQKIGSIVVPISTGQTRRQIEIMKDFGTTTLIFTPSYGLYLAEVAKEEGIDPKSVGLKAIGFGAEMWTEEMRKKIENDFNAPAFNIYGLTELMGPGIAVECSSQNGLHISEDYFLPEIIDPNTGKQLEEGKKGELVLTNLEREGMPIIRFRTKDITSLHYDKCECTRTFVKMDRITGRSDDMIKVKGVAIFPSQIEKALLKIDSIEPHYQIIVNRPHLMDEIEVKVEASPDIFFDEVKEMINIKKKIEDYIENEIGLRVKVSLVEPKSIPRSEGKAVRVIDKRDLH; encoded by the coding sequence ATGATATGGAATGAAGAAGCAGAATGTATGTCTAGAGAGGAATTAAGAGAAATTCAACTAAAGAAGCTACAAAAGATTGTTAAAAAAGCTTATGAAAATGTACCATATTATAATAAAAAATATACAAAATTAGGAGTATTTCCTGAAGATATTGAAACTCTTGAAGACATTAACAAACTTCCTTTCACTACTAAAGATGATCTTAGAGAGGGTTATCCATTTGGTATGTTTGCAGTACCTCCAAAAGAAATAGTGGAAGTTCATAGCTCCTCTGGAACCACTGGAAAACCTGTTGTTTCAGGTTATACAAGAAAAGATCTGGATAATTGGAGTGAAATTATGGCAAGAGGTCTTAATATGATGGGTATTCATGAAGAGGATATTATTCAAAATACTCATGGTTATGGTCTTTTTACTGGAGGCTTTGGAGTTCATTATGGTGCTCAAAAAATCGGATCAATAGTTGTTCCAATTTCTACTGGTCAAACAAGAAGACAAATTGAAATTATGAAAGATTTTGGAACTACTACATTGATATTCACTCCTTCTTATGGTTTATATCTTGCTGAAGTAGCAAAAGAAGAGGGAATTGATCCAAAATCTGTTGGATTAAAAGCTATTGGATTTGGAGCTGAGATGTGGACTGAAGAAATGAGAAAAAAAATTGAAAATGATTTTAATGCTCCAGCATTTAATATTTATGGGCTAACTGAGTTAATGGGACCAGGAATAGCTGTTGAATGTAGCTCTCAAAATGGATTACATATTTCTGAAGATTACTTTTTACCAGAGATTATAGATCCTAACACTGGAAAACAATTAGAAGAAGGAAAAAAAGGAGAATTAGTTTTAACAAATTTAGAAAGAGAGGGAATGCCTATTATTCGTTTTAGAACAAAGGATATTACATCTCTTCATTATGACAAATGTGAATGTACTAGGACTTTTGTAAAAATGGATAGAATAACTGGTAGATCTGATGATATGATTAAAGTTAAAGGTGTAGCTATCTTTCCATCTCAAATTGAGAAGGCATTACTTAAAATTGATAGTATAGAACCTCATTATCAGATTATTGTGAATAGACCTCATTTAATGGATGAAATTGAGGTTAAGGTTGAAGCATCTCCAGATATATTTTTTGATGAAGTAAAAGAAATGATTAATATAAAAAAGAAGATTGAAGATTATATTGAAAATGAAATTGGTCTAAGGGTTAAAGTTTCACTTGTTGAACCTAAAAGTATTCCTAGAAGTGAAGGAAAAGCTGTTAGGGTAATAGATAAAAGAGATTTGCATTAA
- a CDS encoding MotA/TolQ/ExbB proton channel family protein, which translates to MVLSIPGSGILTSTLNVISQSLLIPVIILLLVFVVYAVITIGSLISEYSSRKKVPVSVMKNLIHDISLAENAEVAKSAINSSEIPEKQKEDLLDLISSEDLSKESREALARKLIENEENLIDKILEKTDIMARIGPTLGLMGTLIPMGPGLAALGSGDVTGLANAIIVAFDTTVVGIGAGAVGYFVSKIRKRWYDDYLSNLDALSDAVLDFMKKNYQN; encoded by the coding sequence ATGGTTTTAAGTATTCCTGGAAGTGGAATTTTAACTTCAACTTTAAATGTGATTTCTCAAAGTTTGCTGATTCCTGTTATTATTCTTTTGTTAGTATTTGTTGTTTATGCAGTTATTACAATTGGTAGTCTTATTTCTGAGTATAGTTCTAGAAAGAAGGTTCCAGTTTCAGTTATGAAAAATTTAATTCATGATATTTCTTTAGCTGAAAATGCTGAAGTTGCCAAAAGTGCTATTAATTCTTCAGAAATTCCTGAAAAGCAAAAAGAGGATTTATTAGATTTAATATCTTCTGAAGATTTATCTAAAGAATCTCGCGAAGCTTTAGCTAGGAAATTGATTGAGAATGAAGAGAATTTAATAGATAAAATTCTTGAAAAAACTGATATTATGGCTCGTATTGGTCCAACTTTAGGTTTGATGGGAACTTTAATTCCTATGGGTCCAGGACTTGCAGCTTTAGGTAGTGGTGATGTCACTGGCCTTGCTAATGCAATTATTGTTGCTTTTGATACAACTGTCGTTGGTATTGGTGCAGGTGCAGTAGGTTATTTTGTATCTAAAATAAGAAAAAGATGGTATGATGATTACTTATCTAATTTAGATGCACTTTCAGATGCAGTACTTGATTTTATGAAAAAAAATTATCAAAATTAA
- a CDS encoding sugar phosphate isomerase/epimerase family protein, which translates to MKIGVSTLAINNNELYENLKFLEELDIDYVEILQEYPNSNIDVDLLNSFNFHYTIHSPIIDLNIASLNKSIQMASINEVGKSIDLANSLDSNIVVVHPGSVPFLARGYIDKVLVKCRESLITCENYAKDLGVNIAVENMPNIDDFLYKDINELNKLLINLDIGMTLDVGHAGVNGFLENDMYFDSIKHVHLSDNNHDHDMHYALGEGSIDFKAVIKNFEENNYDGIYVIEVNDKESVLKSLEYLEKL; encoded by the coding sequence ATGAAAATAGGAGTATCAACATTAGCTATTAATAATAATGAATTATATGAAAACTTAAAATTTTTAGAAGAGTTGGATATTGATTATGTTGAAATATTACAAGAGTATCCAAATTCTAATATTGATGTTGATTTATTAAATTCATTTAATTTTCATTATACGATTCATTCTCCTATTATTGATTTGAACATTGCCTCTTTGAACAAATCTATTCAAATGGCTTCTATAAATGAAGTTGGAAAATCTATAGATTTAGCTAATAGTCTTGATAGTAATATTGTTGTTGTTCATCCTGGTTCTGTTCCTTTTTTAGCACGTGGCTATATTGATAAAGTTTTAGTTAAGTGTCGTGAGTCACTTATAACTTGTGAAAATTATGCTAAAGATTTGGGAGTTAATATAGCTGTTGAAAATATGCCAAATATTGATGATTTTCTTTATAAAGATATTAATGAGCTTAATAAACTGTTAATTAATTTAGATATAGGAATGACTCTTGATGTTGGTCATGCTGGTGTTAATGGTTTTTTAGAAAATGATATGTATTTTGATTCAATTAAACATGTACATTTATCTGATAATAATCATGATCATGATATGCACTATGCTTTAGGTGAAGGATCAATCGATTTTAAGGCAGTGATTAAAAACTTTGAGGAAAATAATTATGATGGTATATATGTAATTGAAGTAAATGATAAAGAATCTGTTCTAAAGAGTTTAGAATATCTAGAAAAATTATAA